Below is a genomic region from Leptospira barantonii.
TATCCACTGAAACGTATCTATTGTCTCCCGCTTTGGAAGAAGCGATCCTTCTTGCAGAGGTGACTTCTCGTCCCTTACTCTTGAAGGGAGAACCCGGAACCGGAAAATCTCTCTTAGCCGAATATCTTGCGGATCAAAGAAAACTTCCTCTTTACACTTGGCATATCAAGTCGATCACACAAGCCAAGGAAGGTTTGTATTTTTACGACGCGGTTTCCAGACTCAATGATTCCCGTTTTTCGGAGGATTCCGAAAAGGTAAAGAATATAGAAAATTATATCCGGCTCGGTGCGCTCGGAGAAGCGTTCGATCTGGATAAAAAGTCGATCGTGCTCATAGACGAAATCGACAAGGCCGACATAGAATTTCCGAACGATCTTCTTTTGGAATTGGATCGGATGGAATTTTTTATTCCCGAAATTTCGAAACGGATTCAGGCAAAACATCGTCCACTTACGATCATCACCTCGAACAACGAAAAGGAATTGCCCGCGGCATTCTTAAGAAGATGCATTTTTCATTATATAGAATTTCCCGATCCGGAATTTATGAAAAAGATCATCCTTTCTCATTATCCGGGAGTGGGTCATACACTTTTGATCAAAGCGCTCGAGATGTTTTATCTCATACGAAGAATGGACGATCTGAAAAAGAAACCCGGCACGAGCGAACTGTTGGATTGGATTCAGATATTGGTGCACCAAGGGGCGGTTTTGAAAGAAGAGGTTAGAATTCCTTTCTTAGGCGCCTTGATCAAAAACGAAGAGGATCTGAGATTATTCAGAAATTAGAATGTTTATACCTTTCTTTTACAGGCTGAAGAGCGAAGGAGTTCCGGTGACAACCGGAGAATTTCTCGACTTTTTGAAAGTTGTGGATCATTACACCACACACAAAAAGGCATGGATCGATCTGAACGAATTGTATCGTTTTTCAAGAGCCTGTATGGTAAAAGACATCAAATATTTCGACGCGTTCGATCTTGTGTTCTCCGAGATATTCGGGGAAAAAGGCGCGTTAAAACCCGAGTTTAAACAGGAACTTTTGGATTGGTTGAATCAAATATTCGATAATCCTAATAAACTTCCCCCTTCTTTGATTCCTCCGGAGGAACTTTTAGAGGAACTCAAAAAAAGACTCGAGGAACAGAAAGGGGAACATCACGGCGGACGCAAATGGGTCGGAACCGGAGGAAGTTCTCCCTTTGGACACGGGGGTCAAAACCCGGAAGGAGTTCGGGTCGGCGGAGAGGGTGGAAACCGTTCCGCGGTGTTTCAAGCATTAGAAAGACGTTATAAAGAATACAGAACCGACGAACAACTCGATGTGCGTCAGATCAAAACCGCGCTCAAAAAACTCAGGAATCTTAGAAAGGAAGGTGTTTCCGAATTTCATCTTCCGAAAACGATCGATTCCACCTGTAGAAACGCGGGTGATATTCAGATCGAGTTTGAAAGATCCAGAAAGAACGGACTCAAGGTTCTATTGCTCATGGATACGGGAGGGAGTATGACCTCCCACGCGGAACGGGTCAATAAACTCTTTTCCGCGAGTCATCAGATCAATCACTTTAAGGAATTTCATTACTATTACTTTCACAACATCATCTATGACGCAGTGTATCCCAAAGCGAATATGAGAACACCGATGTCTCTGCAAAGAATTTTCAAAAAACACAGTGAAGATACGAAACTCATTCTCATCGGAGACGCGTATATGGCTCCGTACGAACTACTCGATTCCACATACGGATATTATCACAGTCGATTTAGAACGGACTTTCGACTTCCCGAAAATCCGGAATCGGGCTTGGATTCTTTAAAACGAATTCGAAGACATTTTAAGGATTCGATCTGGTTGAATCCGGAACCGATGAAATATTGGGACGCGCCTACGATCCGTGAAATCGGAGATCAGATTCCCATGTATTTTTTATCCTTGGACGGATTGGAAAGAGGAATCCGAAAACTTCTCAATTCTTTTTAGTGCGTTAGTCGACTTTCCTTCAATTCTTTTTAGCAAATCGCGCTTACGAATTTTCCTTCAGCTTCAAAAGAGAATATAAGGTTTGAATATGAGGAATTTCTAAACCGTTTTTTTCGGCGATACGGATCGTGTTCCCGAGAATCGCCTCAATTTCCATGGGCCTTCCCGATTCAAAATCCAAAAGCATACTCGTTTTGTAAGGTTTCATCGTTTCCGTCATCGTGATAAAAGTAGGGATCTGAGTTTCGGGAACCTCGGCCCCGTCCAACGTGGAAAGTTTTTGGACCTCTTTCATAATTTCGATCACGAGTTTGCGTCCGAACGGTTGCGCTAAAATTTCGAAAGTGTTTTTGCCGCCGGAAAGAACGCTGATCGGATTGAAGGGAGCGTTCCACATCAATTTTTTCCAACGGGCTTGTCGGATCGTTTCCGTAATTTGTGTGGGAACTCCCACCCCGTTGAAAAGATCCGCGATCTTTTTCGCAACGGAAGAATTCTTTCGATTCCAAGAACCGATCGTCAACTCTCCGTAATCCAAATGAAGAATTTTCCCGTTGTCCAAACGGTTCGCACAGACGAACGCAAGTCCGCTTAGGATTTCGTTCTTCGGATACAAATTCTCAACCGGTTCTTCGATGCCGATTCCGTTTTGTAAAAGTAAGATCGGAACTTGATCCGGAATTTGTTTTCCTAAGATCGTTTCCAAACGAACCTCGGGAAGACATTTCAAACAGTTTAGAATGAGATCGTATTTTTTTAAATTCTCGGGTACCGTTTCAAAAACGTCTTCGGCTCCGTATTTGAAATCGCCCCAGGGTTGGCTTTCGATCCGAAATCCGTTCTTTTTCAACTCTAAGGAATTTCTACGGACCCAAAAATCCAAACTGCAACCCGCTTGTGCAAGTTTGCCCGCGTACAGTCCGGCGATCGCTCCGGAACCTAAAACCAATATTCGAAACAATTCATCCCGCCTGCGAAAATTTCCGTTCTATCTTTTTTAAAATTTCGGTGATTGCCTGAACATATCCGTCGTAGACTCCGCGGTCGTATTCGCCGAGAGAACGGTAATTCAAACTTTGCATTTCTTTTAGGTGGTTTCTCAATTCGTCGTCCACGTAGTTTTTACGAATATAAAGAGTTTCAAATACTTTCGGATGCATCGTTTCCCTCTTTTTTCGAATATAAAAGAATCAGAAAATTCAAAATAGTTCAAGTATGTAAAATCATCGTTTGATGGAATTTGGACTTCAACCAAACGTTCGCTTTTTTGTAATCCGGAAATTTCTTTTCAAAGTTTTTGAATTCCGTCCCGTGAATGACGTTTCTTCCCCGTTTTCTCGTAACCGGAAAATAAACGTGGAGCAATTCATGAAAGACGATATATTCCAAAACAAAGTCGGGAACATACTCAAGGGATAGGATCGGATTGATCACGATCATTCTATGAACCGGATCGTAGTGACCGAGTCTCGTTTTTGATTTCGACTTTCCCCAAAAAATTTCCAGATCGCCCAGATCGATTTTCAGGTAAGAATCATTCAGCCTTTCCAGAATTGCTCGAAGCCCCGCGTTTTGAAGGGGAGAACGTTCGATTCTCTTTCGGTTTTTGTCGGCTCGATTCTTTCGGTCGTTTTGACTTTCGTAGAATTTTCGGATCGTCGCGTCCAGATTTTCCGGAACGGGTTTTTTCAAAAGTTTGTATAAAAGCAAATCGATCACGGCTTGCAATTCTTGCGGTTCCGCTTTTAAGTAGGAAGAATGGATTTTAAACTCCAATTTGCCGGAGGAAATCCGGATGGAACTTCCTAAGTTCGAATAGGGAAAAAACTTCACACCGATCTTTTTACCGGAGAGAATTTTACCTCCGGAGAGTTTCAGAAAATCGAATATTCTATTTTGAATATACGGTTCCACGGAGGATTCTTCGATGTTTTCGTCGCGTCTTTGAAATGCGTAGACCACGATCAATTTCCGAAATAATCCTGGATTCTGGAAAAGGAATCGTTCGCGGTTTTAGAGGGAGATCCCTGTGCCGCGAAAGAATCCTTGGATGCGGATTTGCCCGATATTAGTTTTAGCTCATATACTTTTTCGGGGGATTGTATCTCGCTCAAAAATCGGGAAAGTTTCGTATAATACGGACCGGATCTGGACTGCGCAAGAGAAGGCCTGGTTAGAAACAACTCCTTTCTGGCTCTTGTGATCGCCACATAAAATAGTCTTCTTTCTTCTTCCGTATCCGTGTTTTTATTCGATGGAAAAACCCCTTCGGTCGCGTTTAAGACGAAAACGACGTCGAACTCGAGTCCTTTTGCCGAATGAACCGTAGAAAGATTGAGTTGATCCGATTCGGAATTGTCCGGTTTGATCTTGTCCAAACTTAAGGAAGCATGATCCATCGTAAGATCCGATAAGAAAGCGCTTAAAGAATCGTATTTTAGAGCGAATCCCAAAACGGAATCCAAGTCTTCGGATCTTCGTTTGTAATCGTCGTAATTTTTTTCCAAAAGAACACGATAGTAATCGATAAAGTCCGCGGTTACATTCTTGACTTCGGCGTCTGTTTCCTTGTGTTTCCGATAGAGGTTGAGAAGGGGAGAAAGATATTTTCCGATCGCACCTCCGGTTTCCTCGGAAAGAACTTCGAAAGAACCCGAACTTATCCGAATTTTCTCCAAAAGATCATTCGATTTTGCGTTTCCGATTCCGGGAATCAGCTTTAGAACTCGAATCCAAGAAACCGAATCCAATGGATTCAAAAGAATTTTTAAAAAAGAAAGCAGGTCCTTGATATGCGCGGTTTCTATGAATTTTCTTCCGCCGAATTTCACGAATGGAATATTCCGTTTTGCTAAAACGAGTTCTAGCTGATTCGAATTCCATCCGGCTCGGAAAAGGACGCACATTTTATGAAACGAAATACCTTCCTCTTTTTTTTGCAAAAGAATATCCGCAATTCCTTCCGCTTCCTCGAGCTCGTCCGTAAACTGAAGAACCGCGGGGACGGGACCGTTTTCGTTATCCGTAAAAAGATATTTATCGTATTTTTCCGCGAAGTTATGAAGAACCGCGTTCGCAAGATTTAAAATCGCGGGTGTACTTCTGTAATTCTTTTCCAAAAAGACGGTCTTAGTATTTGCAAATATTTTAGGGAAATCTAATATCCCACGAACCGACGCGCCTCGAAACGTATAGATACATTGAGCGTCGTCTCCGACCACCATTAGGTTGGAATGTTCGGAAGCAAGAAGACACGCGATATGAGCCTGGATCTTATTCGTGTCCTGAAACTCGTCCACCATCACGAATCTGTATTTTTGGGAAAGTGTGTTTCGAACTCCCGGATGTTTGGAAAGTAGATCTTTCGTAAAATAAAGAAGATCGTCGTAATCGAGAAGGGAACGTTCGTTTTTGTAGATTCTAAAATCCTCGAAGATCGTGTTTATATCGTCGAACCTTTGGATAAACTGAGGATAATCTTTTTCTAATATGGATTGTAGAGTTTTTCCGGTATTTTGAATTTCTCCGTGAATGGAAACTAACGTTTCGTTGGAGGGAAATCTGGATTTTGTTTTCCCGAAATCTTTTTCGTTTCTTAGAAATTGAAAGACGTCCAAAGAGTCCGCTTCGTCCAGAATCGTAAAGTCCGAGGAAATCCCGAGAACCGGACCGAATTTTCGGAGCACTCCACTACAAAAGGAATGAAAGGTTCCACCTTGTACATCCGCACATTTGGAATCTCCGATCGAAGAGGCCCGCAAAATCATTTCTCTTGCGGCTTTGCGCGTAAACGTTAAAAGTAGAATGGAAGAGGCTGGAATTCCAGAGGAAACGAGATGAGCCAAACGGCTGACGATGGTTTTGGTTTTTCCGGTTCCGGCGCCCGCTAAAACGAGCACCGGTCCCTCCTGGGTAAGGACCGCTTCTAATTGAGCTGGATTTAATTCTTCCTTCCAGGACATGAATGAATCAGAATCGATTCTCAGTGATGGTGGTGACCACCTTCTCCGTGAACGTGTCCGTGTGAAATTTCCTCGTCGGTTGCTTCGCGGATTTCGGTAAGCTCCACGTCGAAAACAAGATTCACTCCTGCGAGAGGATGATTTCCATCGACGATGACCGAGTCTTCTTGAAGTTCGGTGATCGTAAAAACTTTATCCGGTTCGTCGGTTTGGAACATCATTCCAACTTGAAGATCTTCGTTCGGAGGAAACTGACCTCTGGGTACGTCGAAAATCAG
It encodes:
- a CDS encoding AAA family ATPase, which translates into the protein MKLSTETYLLSPALEEAILLAEVTSRPLLLKGEPGTGKSLLAEYLADQRKLPLYTWHIKSITQAKEGLYFYDAVSRLNDSRFSEDSEKVKNIENYIRLGALGEAFDLDKKSIVLIDEIDKADIEFPNDLLLELDRMEFFIPEISKRIQAKHRPLTIITSNNEKELPAAFLRRCIFHYIEFPDPEFMKKIILSHYPGVGHTLLIKALEMFYLIRRMDDLKKKPGTSELLDWIQILVHQGAVLKEEVRIPFLGALIKNEEDLRLFRN
- a CDS encoding VWA containing CoxE family protein — its product is MFIPFFYRLKSEGVPVTTGEFLDFLKVVDHYTTHKKAWIDLNELYRFSRACMVKDIKYFDAFDLVFSEIFGEKGALKPEFKQELLDWLNQIFDNPNKLPPSLIPPEELLEELKKRLEEQKGEHHGGRKWVGTGGSSPFGHGGQNPEGVRVGGEGGNRSAVFQALERRYKEYRTDEQLDVRQIKTALKKLRNLRKEGVSEFHLPKTIDSTCRNAGDIQIEFERSRKNGLKVLLLMDTGGSMTSHAERVNKLFSASHQINHFKEFHYYYFHNIIYDAVYPKANMRTPMSLQRIFKKHSEDTKLILIGDAYMAPYELLDSTYGYYHSRFRTDFRLPENPESGLDSLKRIRRHFKDSIWLNPEPMKYWDAPTIREIGDQIPMYFLSLDGLERGIRKLLNSF
- a CDS encoding ketopantoate reductase family protein; amino-acid sequence: MFRILVLGSGAIAGLYAGKLAQAGCSLDFWVRRNSLELKKNGFRIESQPWGDFKYGAEDVFETVPENLKKYDLILNCLKCLPEVRLETILGKQIPDQVPILLLQNGIGIEEPVENLYPKNEILSGLAFVCANRLDNGKILHLDYGELTIGSWNRKNSSVAKKIADLFNGVGVPTQITETIRQARWKKLMWNAPFNPISVLSGGKNTFEILAQPFGRKLVIEIMKEVQKLSTLDGAEVPETQIPTFITMTETMKPYKTSMLLDFESGRPMEIEAILGNTIRIAEKNGLEIPHIQTLYSLLKLKENS
- a CDS encoding SprT-like domain-containing protein, translated to MEESSVEPYIQNRIFDFLKLSGGKILSGKKIGVKFFPYSNLGSSIRISSGKLEFKIHSSYLKAEPQELQAVIDLLLYKLLKKPVPENLDATIRKFYESQNDRKNRADKNRKRIERSPLQNAGLRAILERLNDSYLKIDLGDLEIFWGKSKSKTRLGHYDPVHRMIVINPILSLEYVPDFVLEYIVFHELLHVYFPVTRKRGRNVIHGTEFKNFEKKFPDYKKANVWLKSKFHQTMILHT
- a CDS encoding ATP-dependent helicase translates to MSWKEELNPAQLEAVLTQEGPVLVLAGAGTGKTKTIVSRLAHLVSSGIPASSILLLTFTRKAAREMILRASSIGDSKCADVQGGTFHSFCSGVLRKFGPVLGISSDFTILDEADSLDVFQFLRNEKDFGKTKSRFPSNETLVSIHGEIQNTGKTLQSILEKDYPQFIQRFDDINTIFEDFRIYKNERSLLDYDDLLYFTKDLLSKHPGVRNTLSQKYRFVMVDEFQDTNKIQAHIACLLASEHSNLMVVGDDAQCIYTFRGASVRGILDFPKIFANTKTVFLEKNYRSTPAILNLANAVLHNFAEKYDKYLFTDNENGPVPAVLQFTDELEEAEGIADILLQKKEEGISFHKMCVLFRAGWNSNQLELVLAKRNIPFVKFGGRKFIETAHIKDLLSFLKILLNPLDSVSWIRVLKLIPGIGNAKSNDLLEKIRISSGSFEVLSEETGGAIGKYLSPLLNLYRKHKETDAEVKNVTADFIDYYRVLLEKNYDDYKRRSEDLDSVLGFALKYDSLSAFLSDLTMDHASLSLDKIKPDNSESDQLNLSTVHSAKGLEFDVVFVLNATEGVFPSNKNTDTEEERRLFYVAITRARKELFLTRPSLAQSRSGPYYTKLSRFLSEIQSPEKVYELKLISGKSASKDSFAAQGSPSKTANDSFSRIQDYFGN
- a CDS encoding FKBP-type peptidyl-prolyl cis-trans isomerase — translated: MKTRVITFHYTLHDTEGNLIDSSEGKAPLSYLEGVGHIISGLEDEMKKMGTGEKKKINVSAENAYGLKDPDLIFDVPRGQFPPNEDLQVGMMFQTDEPDKVFTITELQEDSVIVDGNHPLAGVNLVFDVELTEIREATDEEISHGHVHGEGGHHHH